In Brassica napus cultivar Da-Ae chromosome C2, Da-Ae, whole genome shotgun sequence, the sequence TAGTACAAGTGAAGGTGGATGGCTCCTGTTCTTGTGTGTTGTTGTGCCCAAGTCTTTTAGCTTACACAATTGTTGCGATGTTGTTCGTCTTTAACTCTGACCTAGAGCTTCAGCAAGCTACCTTAGCCTTCTTTCTCCAGAAGTTGATCCAGTGTGATATGATTCTTGCTTGATTCAAACCGGATTAGGCCTGTAAATATAAATGATGTTTTGACCTTTATTTGCTTGTAAGTTGCAGATGTAATATACACTTGCTTGATTCAAGACCCGTCCACACCAAATCCACCACTACAAAAGCTTATTATAGTTGGTATAATTAATAAGATCATAAGCATCCGATCATTCTTGGTTTGATATTGTACTAGGTTGTTTCTCGTAGCATCTATCTACCATAAATATTATCTTAGATCTTTCATTTCTCAAGGGAGTTCTTTATTTTGACCGTCAGATTTGGTTAAGCTACATAGCTGTTCTTGGGATAGAAAGACGATTTAGATTGGTGGTCTGAAGTTGCGGCCTAAACTTACTTTAAGGACAAAGGATATTGACCAAGTTCGATTATAAGAGAGCGTTTACTTTTGAGATGAAACTTACTTCATTTCCTCTACTTCTagatgtatgtatatataaccTCGACCGTATAACATTATTGCCGAATTATTGGTTGCTAACAAAAGCTAAGAGAGGTTACGTAACATGTCAGCAGGTTAATaccaaaagaaaacacaaatgtTTTCACACTAAAGAATATCCAAATTTGCCTTACTTTtcctaaacaaaattattagaaaatgGAATCGAATTCCCTAAGATAATGTTTTGTGTGACAAAAGAGTAACCTCGGAAACCCACACTGAATTTCCTTTTGAATTTGTAACCCCTTAGATAAGCCGGTCCAGTGGAAAATCTGAAACGTCAAAAATTTTCTACCATAGTGGAATAACTTTGCACAAAGCTGTGCCTCCTTTGTAAAAAATAAGACAATAATTTTAGGCCCCCCCGCCAAAATATCTGGGCccctatattaataaattttgatatcaaAAAAATTCATCATAATAAAAATGGCTGTTAgcatatatatcaaaaataatattaactgaaattaatattcatctttatatgtttttaataagcTATTTAACAGTGTAACCATTTATTTACCTATAAATTGTTTTGAactattttattcataaaataaaataaaaaatatatatatgagaaatatatatatttatatatataattaaatttacaaaaataatgagCAACCAAAGTTTCACCCCAATTAgaattttgttttgggtttaggcTTACTTTACAGAGGTAAAACAAAACACGGCATGGATTGGCTAGACTTGGTTATATAATAAGAATGATCAAGTACATATGTTTTCGTAACTGGAAACTTCTTTTTAATGGAGAGGTTTTTGATTCAAAAGAGAAATCTTGTTTcatttcttcttgttttgtttctctttatcTCCAACGGTTTTGTTTTTAGTCAAAACGATGTCGTTAACGAAGACTCCGTGTCCGAGCAAGAACGTGTTAGGGTTAGGGTTGGTTTAGTTTTGGATTTGGGTTCCGTGGAAGGCAAGATAGTGGGAAGCTCTGTTTCCATGGCACTTTCCGATTTCTACGCCGTCAACAGTGATTACAAATCAAGAGTCTCTCTTTCAGTCAGAAACTCTCAAGGAGATCCTGTCCTTGCTCTAGCTTCTGGTAACATACTCTGCATTCTTCCACCTTCTTTATTCTTCTCTGCCATTCACTCACAGTCTAGATATGTTCTGTCTTTTCCAATGGACAGCTGTTGATCTGCTGCAAACTGTAGGAGTGGAGGCGATTATAGGCGGGGACTCGTTGCAGGAAACAAAGCTTTTGGCTGAGATTGGGGAGAAAGCTAAGGTTCCTGTGATATCACTTAACTCTCCGGTTTCATTGTCATTGAGAAAATACAGTCATTTGATCCAAGCAACGCATGATACTTACTCCGAGGCAAAGGGCATTACAGCTTTCATCCATGGGTTTGACTGGAAGAGTGTTGCTCTTGTTTATGAGGACGAAGATGACTGGAGAGAGAGTATGCAACTCCTGGTGGATCATTTCCATGAGAACGGAGTTCATATACCGTCCAAGGTTGCTGTATCTTCAAATGATGATTGTATGATGGATCGGTTAAGGAAGCTGAAGGATTTGGGagcgagtatctttgtggtgcaCTTGTCTGAGCTTGTAGCAACTTATCTCTTCCCATGTGCTGGGAAGTTAGGGATGATGGGTGAAGGGTATGCTTGGATCCTCACTGTTAAAAGCATGAACAGCTTCCATGAGAGAAGTGGCGACGGTTTTTCAAAAGAAGCAATGGAGGGTGTGGTTGGTTTCAGGTCATACATTCCAATGTCAAAAGAGCTTCAAAATTTCACTTCAAGATGGATAAAATCACTTCCTGTTGAAGAAGCTGTTGGGTCTGAGATACTTCGGTTGAGCATCTCCGGCATATGGGCTCATGATGTAGCATGGGCACTAGCAAGAGCATCAGAAGTTGCTAGGATCCCAAATGTGACATCAACTCTCCTGGAGGCAATCACACAATGTAGGTGTAAGGGTTTGAGTGGTGACTTCCAAACCAAGGATAAGTATTTCTTGTCAGACAAGTTTGAGATTGTGAACTTGATAGGATCAGGTGAGAGAAGGGTAGGATTTTGGAATTCTAATGGTAGCTTCAGCAACACAAGAGAGTTGTCATCTTGTACTCATAACAAGCTAGAGACCATATTTTGGCCGGGTGGGACTATTCATAGTCCGAAAGGGCGCAAGAGAAAAACACTGAGGGTTCTGGTCACATCCAGTAACAGGTTCCCAAGACTGGTGAAGGTGGCGACTGATCCAGTAACAAAAGAAGTAATCGCTGAAGGGTTTTGTGTAGATGTCTTTCGAGCTTCCATTAGCCCTTTCAACTATGAAGTGGAGTTCACACTTTGGCGCAATGGTAGCAACTACGACGATCTTGCATATGCACTTAGTAGCCAGGTACTAACCATAACTCGTTTACagttaaaaagtatttttttcatCTACGTAGAGTGTGTGGAAACTGAactacttttatatatacagaaAGACAAATATGATGCAGCCGTTGGAGATATTACAATCACTTATAATAGATCGAATTATGTTGATTTTACGATGCCATTCACAGAACTGGGTGTTGGCATTATAGCATCAAGAGAGAGAAGTGCGTGGGTGTTCTTACAACCTCTAACACCAGACCTTTGGTTAACAAGTGCAGCTTTCTTTGTCTTGACAGGCATTATAGTTTGGTTGATAGAAAAATCTGAGAACAAGAATTTCCAGGGATCTTGGTCGAAACAGATTGGAGTTATCTTTTGGTTTGGCTTTTCTACCCTTGTTTATGCACACAGTAAGTACCGCTCTTATGTGTAGATCTTGGTCAGAAGAAATTGGAGTGATCTTTAAATATCGTagaaattctaaaaattattttttgataaattctGGATGAATATATCAATATGATAATACGAtaataaatttcttaaaatcgtctataaatatataatcatatgaaatcataaactaataatttatatgtagttatataaatatagaaaaatattgtattatttaattttaatcataatagagtctttttctgtattttcttgaCACTTCAAAATATTTCGATATTATTTTATCAGCTTACatctaaaaatacatttacacaTTTGAAAATCGAATTTATAAACCGTGAAGCAATTCTTATTtcacataaaaacataaaaaaaatatacaaaagtaaacTTTCTGTAAATTAATCTCCGTGAATAAAATACTATAATACCAACAATATCAGTTTACATAGTTTTGATTGTAAGTTTTAACCATTTGTGACAGGGGAGAAGCTAAAACACAACTTATCAAGATTTGTAGTTACAGTTTGGGTTTTCGCAGTGCTGATACTGACTACAAGTTATACTGCAACACTGACATCAATGATGACGGTGCAACAGATGAGATTCAACTCCAACAAAAATCACGTAGGCCGCCTTTTGGGATCACGCATCGCAATGGCGGCCTTCGCCAGTCCCGGCCTCCAAGTAATGAGTTTGAAGGGTCTCAATAGTTCTGAAGAATATGCTAAACTCTTGTTGAACAAAACTGCCACACTTGTTGTCGATGAGATGCCATACCTCAAAGTCCTCATTGGAGAGAATCCTGAGAAGTTTTTCTTGGTCAAGACACAATGTATCACTAATGGTTTCGGCTTTGTATGTATCCCTCAGTTTCCTTAAtccttattcttttttttactaGCTGACAAAAGGTGTTGGTTTGTTAAACCATGTTTCAGATGTTTCAAAAGGGTGACGAATTGGTTCCTAAGGTGTCCAGAGAAATCTCGAATCTGAGGACAAATGGGAAGCTAAACGAGATGGCGAACGGATGGCTCGAGATTCAACTTCCATACACAACAGATGATACATCAAACCCTATAACCCTTGACAGGTTCCGCGGTGTATTTATGATCACGGGAGTTTCTTCAGCTTTTGCTCTTGGAGTACTTCTTATTCACTGGCTCCGAGATAGATGGGAATATGTTGTGAATTTGGTCAACATATTACTCTTGCAACGACTTGTACATCTGAGGAACCTCTTCGCAAACATTATCCATCTGATCAGTCCCCTCGCTGACCCTATTGGCGAGCATGCGGTTCAAACAGCTCAACGTAACATACAATAGCAACTGGCTCACATATTAAAGGTCCATTATATCATTCAGAGCATCCTTAATACAACTAAAGTGGATGCTCATGTTCTTGTGCATGAGTTTATAGCGTAGGTATAAATTATAATGGATGTTTAGAGCAATCCGTGTTTGTAAATTATAGATGTAATTGttgtaatatatttacatatcttgaTGTAAAATACAAAGTATAGTTTGTAATCAAATTGCTTCACTTTCTAAGcttaaggaaaaaaaagaaacactatattaaaaatgatatttttgttttgtataaattttaatgAGAGTATTCAGTTATCTATATATTTCCCCATTCTGATTAATCTGTGGCTAGTGTTTTTCCAGATTGTTAATATTGGGTTTTCTTTTGGGTTGGGCTAACAAAATTAATGGTCTGCATAACCATCTTCtgaagagagaaaaatagagAACAAACAAACCCTAATCTCCAGTTCcctcctctttctcttctccaaTAACTCCTCTCATCTCCTCCTTTAACTTACTCCATTAACCTGTTGCAGTTTTCTGTCTTGTGCTATTCCATAATTCATTGTTCTAGGGCTGGTTCTGAGCATATGCAAGTAAAACATTAGTCTATAAATCCTCAGAattcaaatataatttacatgaacataagttttcaaatttctaaaacaaaaggtttatttttattactattaCTAAATTGTCTATACTCTCCAGAATTTCAGAACAGTCTATGCCTTGTCCAGTTGTCCCATCTATTTTGGTCGGTAAAAAGGAACAAAACAAGTTCAGCTTCTTTGGTTGGATTCAACGATGATCATGATCCAGTCAATTATAGAAAAACAATCGGCAGTATCTGGACCTGATAGATTTCATGATTATCCAGGCCCTTATTCtcttttgtattttgtttgCAAAGTGCAAACGCACTTATTCAAATACCATTAATTCCATCTGTTGGTGCAATTTCTTCGTTTGCTAAAGTGAGTATGCACCAACTCAACTCGTCGTCCTCGGGATTTTGAAAAACATTCTACTTCTTTCCTAAGGTGTTACTTTCACAGTCTAAAAGGGGTGTTACGCAACAAGTCTGGTTAATAAGTCAATACCAAAAgataacatacctgtttttacAGCCGTTGACAAATGTTGCGCGTGTGGggtgttttttgttgttgctaaAGTTTGATCCGTTAACAAACTTTTCACACGGTAGAATCCTCATTTGCCTTAATTAATTACTTTTCTTTgaaaattttttagaaaaatataatcgAATTCCCTTAAACAATGATTTAACCAAAAGAGTAATCTCGGAAACCTACCTTAAGTTTCCTTTTGAATTGGTAATCCAAAGAAATAACTCTTTCTCGTTGACTACCGTCCAATGGAAAATTTTGAAACCTTTTtgactgaaaaaaaaatgaagttaaAAGTAGACATGTGTTTGTAACTTTTggaaaaaatgaaactttaaaCTTTTTTACCATAGTTGAATAATTAACAGTGGAAAAACAAAACACTGCATGTGTTTGGTTAGCTAGACTcgattatataaataaaaatgaacaaGTACACATGTCTTTTAATTGGaaacttattcttttttttttgttcaaaattggaaacttctttttttttttatggagaGGTTTGGGATTCAAAATCCAGTTCTGGTTTCAtttcttctcatcatctcctctaACTATTTTGCTTCGAGTCAAAACGACGCCGGATTCAAGCATGAATGGGCTCCGTTTCGGGTCCAAGTCAGGGTAGGGTTAGTTTTGGATTTGGGTTCCGTGGAGGGCAAGATACTGGGAAGCTCTGTTTCCATGGCGCTTTCCGATTTCTACGCCGTTAATAGTGGTTACAAAACAAGAGTCTCTCTTTCAGTCAGAAACTCTCGCGGAGAGCCTCTCCTTGCTCTAGCTTCTGGTAACAGTGATTACATTATTCTCTTCTCTTTGTCTAATATTCACTAATGTTCTGTCTTTGTGAATGAAACAGCTGTTGATCTGCTGCAAACTGTAGGAGTGGAGGCAATCATCAGCGGGAATTCTTTGCAAGAAACAAAGCTTTTGGCTGAGATTGGGGACAAAGCTAAGGCTCCTGTGATGTCAAATGTATCAGCAACTCACAGAGTGTAGGTTCAAGGGTTTGAGTGGTGACTTCCATATCAAGCATAAGAAGTTGTTGTCCAACAAGTTTGGGATTGTGAATTTGATAGGATCAGGTGAGGGAAGGATAGGATTTTGGAACTCTAATGGTAGTTTCAGTAAAACAAGAcatttgtcttcttctcctcataacGATTTGGAGACTATAATCTGGCCCGGTGGGACTATTCAAAGTCCGCAAGGGAGCAAActagaagaaagaaagagaaaaacatTGAGAGTTCTGGTCACATCTAGCAACAGGCTCCCAAGACTGGTGAAGGTGGCGACTGATCCAGTAACAAAAAAAGTAACTGCTGAAGGGTTTTGTATAGATGTCTTCCGAGCTTCCATTAGACCTTTCAACTATGAAGTGGAATTCATACCTTGGCGCAATGGTAGTAACTACGACGATCTTGCATATGCACTTAGTAGCCAGGTACTAACCATAACTCTTAAGTTTACAATTACAAACTTTTTCCCCATCTATGTATATTGTGTGGAAACTCAACCACCTCTACCCTTGTTTATGCGCACAGTAAGTATTGCTCTTATATGCCCATCTTGGTCACAACAAATTGGAGTGGTGCTTTAAACTAATGTAGAAATTCTATAAATCACattaatattcgataaattaaaatataatacatttgaataatttaataattaaaaaataataataaacatattaatcatattaaaatcatgcactaataattattatatataaatttatataataaaaataaaattgtattgtttgtttttattcacAATGGAATTTAGCTCTATTTTTTAAcacttcaaaatattttatatattattttatcagtTTACACCTGAAAACGCATTCACACATTTGAAAACTGAATTTATAACCCATGAAagcatttttattcttatttttcataaaaacatatgtgaaaacataaaaatctataaaagtaAATTTCCTGTAAATTATTCTCCATGAATTTATGAAATACTATAATATCAacattattagtttataaagttttttttcttgagcaactattagtttatttagttttgaatgTAGTTTTTCACCATTTGCTGCTTACCCTTTGTGACAGGGGAGAAGCTAAAACACAACTTATCAAGATTTGTAGTTACAGTTTGGGTATTTGCAGTGCTGATACTGACTACGAGTTACACTGCAACATTGACATCAATGATGACGGTGCAACAGATACGATTAAACTTCAACAAAAACCACGTTGGTCACCTTTTTGGATCACCGGTCGCAATGGCTGCCTTCTCCAGTCCTGGAAACCACGTAGCGAGAGTGCGGTTCAAATGGTTCAAAGTAACATTCGTAGCATCCTTAATACAAGTGCTCATGTTCTTGTGCATGAGTCTATTGCTTAAAGACATCAATGCATCTCTTGACATGTCCTTAACAAAATTCTTGGCAGTAAAATCACTAATCTTGTTGGTTATTTCAAACATGATTACTGCTGTCTTAATAACTAAGTTCTTCTATCCACCATAGTCATCTGTaacttgaaaaataatattctattaCAATTCAAgcattaacatatattttgatgCCTTGATGGATAGTTGAATAATCTCTACACCATAACTAAAAAAACAGCATCTCTAATCTTCAAGCTACTACACCAACATTATCAACTTCTAATAATGATGGTAGTGGCTGGCAGCTTCTTACTGTCCTGCTTGAAAACCTCAGAATCCTCATCTGGCTAAACTACTAATTAAGATTGCAAAAATAGCAAGGAGGATCCCTCTGCTTGTCACCAACACAGATCTCGGTGATCCCGAGAAGTTTACCCTCTGTGACTGATCCCTGCAGATAAACCAAGACATAGATTCAACATAAGTTTTATCTCCATCAACTACTACTTGTGACCTATGATTACTAGAAAAATTAGTCCAACTACTATTTATGGAACCTTCCTccaaatttaagaaatattacaAGATAATCTTGTGTTTCTAAGAATCTTACCTTTGTAATGGTGAGAGCCGACCACAGTAAATGGTGTTTTCAGGAATGGAATTCTCAGATGTGTCAATCTCAGGATTAACTACATTCAAGTACACCTCTTGTCCTAGATACCATGAGGCGAGATTGTCTATTCGAAGGTTCCACATGCCAGCATTGTCCAAGTAAACTAAGATAGCGGTCCATGCACCAGGAAACACCTGGAAAGCTAGCCGTTTAATAACCATGTGAGAAACAAATGTAACATATCAGTTTAGTTGTTAAAAGACAAAACACCTGCGTAGTAGATCTAGCAACCCCATCCCCTTTGTTGTATAAACTTCTACTATTCTCTGTCCACAGACCAAAGTCCATCCttcaaaacaaacatcattaACAGTggtacaacaaaaaaaaatggatctGTTACAACTAAACGCAACCTTACCCGACAACAAAGAATGCATAACCATCCAAGTGATAGCTCTTAACAGTAGTGTCACTATTCTGAAATATAATCTCCATGAACCCCTTGTAAGTGCCATTCATGACAGAGGTATCAACCTTAGGATGCCGATTCATCGGTCTTTTCGGAAAATCCAGCTTATACACCCCTGAGATGTTGTACTGCTGAGCAAGCTTTAACGGTGTTGAAGGAGGCAAGTACGATATACCATTAAGAGTGGCACGCAACCTCCCATCTATCTTCTCTGGTGGTCTGTTGACAATCACGTAGACATCAGTTACTGTAATCTGACCATACTTGAATGATCCCTGAGGGTTTGGGCGAGCAGCTCCAGCTGAGACATTCAACCTATATCAAACATCACTTCCATCAGCAACCCTTTTGTTTCTTCATACATAAACTATACATAGACACTAAAACAACCTTATGGAACGTGCTTGGTTCATTGAGAAAGATGTGTCCAACTCAATAGGAGGATCAGGGAGTGGACCTGAAGCTGGTCCTTGGGAGCTAGAGTAGTGCAAGATAGCGACTCCGGTAGCTTTGGGGGACGAGGATGATTTGGTAAACCTTGTGCTGGCAACAATGTAGTAGTCGTTACTACCGGACTGATCCATAGTGACTAGAAACGAAAAAGATTGACCCACATGAATGTCCATGTTTGTGTAGTTCTGCTGAACTGTGTATGAACCTTCTGTCTCGACAAGAAGCAGATTATGATTCTGTATTCTGAAGTTCAAGGTGGTTGCTATGCCACTGTTGTGAACACGGAAGCGGTATGTTCTTCCTGGTAAATGAAAGTGGTCAATAAGAATCATATTATAAAGCATAACACATCTATgagattgtttttttaatactaGGAGTTTCGGGCCCCTCCGGACCCGAAACCACAGcttataatattagtttcgtccCAACGGTCATTCGAACTGGGGACCAGTAACACAATGGTCAGGATCCTTCTAGTTGAGCTAACGACCTCTGGTCATCTATGAGATTGTTAAACTAGATTAGAGACATTTTCACATTATGCTATCAAGAAGAAGGATACCTGGTTCAACGTTTATTGTCCCATAAGGAAACCCACCCGAAGCGAGCTCACTACTGTAAGGAAAAGGTCCAAAGCCATTGATGAGAATGCCATCAGGAGCTCCAAAGTCAATCTTACTCTCAACATCTTTCCTCAGCTTCTGATAAAGAAGAGAATGTTAAAACAAAAGAGATAACTAATAATGAAGCAACTTTCAGATTTTTGTGTAGACCTTATGGCTCTTAGTGAACCAATCACTGATAAAGAGAGTAACATCTCCATCAGGCAAAAGAAAAGGAACTGGAATGATGTCTCTATTGTTGATAATGATGCCACCGTAACCACCAGCTGCTCTCTGGAAGTTTGTAGATGGGAAATAAAAGAAACTACCAATCTGGTCTTTGACTTGAAACTCATATGTCCAGTTCCAACCAGAAGGTATCGGACAGTTAGTGCCCAAAACACCGTCTTGCCACGAGTTTTTCCTATGTTGGATTCCATTCCTAGAAAATCGAGAAAATAATGTTTagtaatcacaaaaaaaagttagtagATTTGAACAAGAATCATCAACTAGATACCATGTGAGAAGCAAGGGCTCATCAAGATTATTCTTCACGTTGACAACCACATTCCAGTTCGTAGTTACATTGAGAATGGGACCAGGGAACTGCCCATTGATCCCAATAACCTACAACGAGATCTCAAGAACTTGATACATTGCTCTCAAGATTGAAagattgagagagagaaagagaaggaaccTGTTGGCGAGTGCCTAGAGGAGAAGCAGTGAGGTAAGAGACAGTCCAGTCGAAGAAAACGTAAGGGTCGGCGGCTAAGCAGACAGTTGCCACCGACAAGAACAATACGACCAGTGAAGTGCACGGTAAGTGCGGTAGAGAGCACCGCATTGGATCTCTCCCTCTTTCTCTACGAACCTTCGTGTAAGAACGGAGAAGACATGTGCAGAGACTAGTGGGAAAGCTTTTAACCGTGTGTGGGAgatagagaaagaaagaaagaatcaGAGAATGTGATTACAGCCCAAGGCGCCAAAAGAGCACAATACTTGATGGGTCCCACTTTTTcagataaattattaaaattccgacaatcttttaaaatatattcaaatcaactCCGAGATCGAGACTCCCCGagatctttgttttgttttcataattttgaatACTGTTCGCATAGTTTGCATAATTCTTGGAAAATGCAGAATTATGCAAATTAAGGGAAAAAAAAGCTTACAAAAGATCTGTATCACGGCGCAAGGAGTACCGTCAAGCGTGGGTTTCATAGGGCGGCTCAGGTGAAGCAGTCAGACGTAAATTCTCATACGACAGGTAAAATTGTCGGCTATAGAATcgtctgtaatatttctcataattgtaataacataattattcagcgttaaaaaaaaaaattttgaatactGTTTTTAAAGTTATAGGCTTAAGAGTTAAGAGTCAACCTTCTTACGGACCACAACGTTAATAAATGCCCTTTATAACTTTACTTCTTTCGTTTGTCAAGTTGTTCATATTAAGAA encodes:
- the LOC106382254 gene encoding monocopper oxidase-like protein SKU5, giving the protein MRCSLPHLPCTSLVVLFLSVATVCLAADPYVFFDWTVSYLTASPLGTRQQVIGINGQFPGPILNVTTNWNVVVNVKNNLDEPLLLTWNGIQHRKNSWQDGVLGTNCPIPSGWNWTYEFQVKDQIGSFFYFPSTNFQRAAGGYGGIIINNRDIIPVPFLLPDGDVTLFISDWFTKSHKKLRKDVESKIDFGAPDGILINGFGPFPYSSELASGGFPYGTINVEPGRTYRFRVHNSGIATTLNFRIQNHNLLLVETEGSYTVQQNYTNMDIHVGQSFSFLVTMDQSGSNDYYIVASTRFTKSSSSPKATGVAILHYSSSQGPASGPLPDPPIELDTSFSMNQARSIRLNVSAGAARPNPQGSFKYGQITVTDVYVIVNRPPEKIDGRLRATLNGISYLPPSTPLKLAQQYNISGVYKLDFPKRPMNRHPKVDTSVMNGTYKGFMEIIFQNSDTTVKSYHLDGYAFFVVGMDFGLWTENSRSLYNKGDGVARSTTQVFPGAWTAILVYLDNAGMWNLRIDNLASWYLGQEVYLNVVNPEIDTSENSIPENTIYCGRLSPLQRDQSQRVNFSGSPRSVLVTSRGILLAIFAILISSLAR
- the LOC106378751 gene encoding glutamate receptor 1.3, coding for MERFLIQKRNLVSFLLVLFLFISNGFVFSQNDVVNEDSVSEQERVRVRVGLVLDLGSVEGKIVGSSVSMALSDFYAVNSDYKSRVSLSVRNSQGDPVLALASAVDLLQTVGVEAIIGGDSLQETKLLAEIGEKAKVPVISLNSPVSLSLRKYSHLIQATHDTYSEAKGITAFIHGFDWKSVALVYEDEDDWRESMQLLVDHFHENGVHIPSKVAVSSNDDCMMDRLRKLKDLGASIFVVHLSELVATYLFPCAGKLGMMGEGYAWILTVKSMNSFHERSGDGFSKEAMEGVVGFRSYIPMSKELQNFTSRWIKSLPVEEAVGSEILRLSISGIWAHDVAWALARASEVARIPNVTSTLLEAITQCRCKGLSGDFQTKDKYFLSDKFEIVNLIGSGERRVGFWNSNGSFSNTRELSSCTHNKLETIFWPGGTIHSPKGRKRKTLRVLVTSSNRFPRLVKVATDPVTKEVIAEGFCVDVFRASISPFNYEVEFTLWRNGSNYDDLAYALSSQVLTITRLQLKSIFFIYVECVETELLLYIQKDKYDAAVGDITITYNRSNYVDFTMPFTELGVGIIASRERSAWVFLQPLTPDLWLTSAAFFVLTGIIVWLIEKSENKNFQGSWSKQIGVIFWFGFSTLVYAHREKLKHNLSRFVVTVWVFAVLILTTSYTATLTSMMTVQQMRFNSNKNHVGRLLGSRIAMAAFASPGLQVMSLKGLNSSEEYAKLLLNKTATLVVDEMPYLKVLIGENPEKFFLVKTQCITNGFGFMFQKGDELVPKVSREISNLRTNGKLNEMANGWLEIQLPYTTDDTSNPITLDRFRGVFMITGVSSAFALGVLLIHWLRDRWEYVVNLVNILLLQRLVHLRNLFANIIHLISPLADPIGEHAVQTAQRNIQ